One region of Termitidicoccus mucosus genomic DNA includes:
- a CDS encoding 2-oxoacid:acceptor oxidoreductase family protein: protein MKTQMVNVKIAGLGGMGVLTATRILAEVFFRRGLDVKKAEVHGMSQRGGSVCSDVRAGEKVFSPMIPAGGTDFLVLFQDDQLPLYEADCSPRTVILRASTLDQSALANKRALNSAMIGMLSREFADVPAEDWRAVIRDTFPAKLLDANLSAFELGRSHAR from the coding sequence ATGAAAACCCAAATGGTCAACGTGAAAATCGCCGGACTCGGCGGCATGGGCGTGCTCACCGCCACGCGGATCCTCGCCGAGGTGTTTTTCCGGCGCGGGCTGGACGTGAAAAAAGCCGAGGTCCACGGCATGAGCCAGCGCGGCGGCTCGGTTTGCAGCGACGTGCGCGCCGGCGAAAAAGTCTTCAGCCCGATGATTCCCGCGGGCGGGACGGATTTTTTGGTGCTCTTCCAGGACGACCAGCTCCCGCTCTACGAGGCGGACTGCTCGCCGCGCACCGTCATCCTCCGCGCCTCGACGCTCGACCAGTCGGCGCTGGCCAACAAGCGCGCGCTCAACTCCGCCATGATCGGGATGCTCAGCCGCGAATTCGCCGACGTGCCGGCGGAGGACTGGCGCGCCGTCATCCGCGACACGTTTCCCGCAAAGCTGCTCGACGCCAACCTCTCCGCGTTTGAGCTGGGAAGGAGCCACGCCCGATGA
- a CDS encoding thiamine pyrophosphate-dependent enzyme, with product METPLYQKSAPVPRHFLMGNEAVALGARHAGAARGTGYPGTPSSEILDEFNRLGGPAEWAPNEKVAAEVALGVAFAGAGAFVTMKHVGLNVASDVLFTAAYSGVDGALVFVVADDPGMASSQNEQDSRRYAVAAGVPLLEPSDSQDAYDFTRLAFELSRRWHIPVLLKLTTRVCHSGSVVVPRAPTEAPAPEELKPPADISRHVMVPGHARPAHQRLRAKLAEIAAWNEAEGPNLRLGGDGDNGAGKAAPLGIVTAGSSFQYAREAAPEAAFFKIGMVYPPPMNAVLAFVRSAARAFVIEENDPVLADAIRAAGGKIEGAPELFRFGELNVARVRRLLAGDATPEPPPPRAVPPQLCAGCPHSRTFASLKKLGCFVAGDIGCYTLAATPPLSALHTQICMGAGIGVGLGLRHTLPREEARRVVSVIGDSTFFHSGLTGLAEMAYNTPPTGHVLVILDNATTAMTGQQHHPGTGRHLDGSPAGKIDYEKIARAMNIPRVETFDPLRDEEAFEAAVRDALEKEQLAVFVSRRPCVLAAVAAAKAAGGEKK from the coding sequence ATGGAAACCCCTTTGTATCAGAAGTCCGCGCCGGTGCCGCGGCATTTCCTCATGGGCAACGAGGCCGTGGCGCTCGGCGCCCGGCACGCGGGCGCGGCGCGCGGCACCGGCTACCCCGGGACGCCTTCGAGCGAGATTTTGGATGAGTTCAACCGGCTCGGCGGCCCGGCGGAATGGGCGCCAAACGAAAAGGTCGCCGCCGAGGTCGCGCTCGGCGTCGCGTTCGCCGGCGCCGGCGCGTTCGTCACCATGAAGCATGTCGGCCTCAATGTCGCCTCCGACGTGCTTTTCACCGCCGCCTACAGCGGGGTGGACGGCGCGCTGGTGTTCGTGGTCGCCGACGACCCGGGCATGGCGTCGAGCCAGAACGAGCAGGACTCGCGCCGCTACGCGGTGGCCGCCGGGGTGCCGTTGCTGGAGCCGTCGGACTCGCAGGACGCCTACGATTTCACACGGCTGGCGTTCGAGCTTTCGCGACGCTGGCACATCCCGGTGCTGCTCAAGCTCACGACGCGCGTCTGCCATTCCGGCTCCGTCGTCGTGCCGCGCGCGCCGACGGAGGCGCCGGCGCCGGAGGAGCTGAAGCCGCCGGCGGACATTTCGCGCCACGTGATGGTGCCCGGCCATGCGCGCCCGGCGCACCAGCGGTTGCGCGCCAAGCTCGCGGAAATCGCCGCGTGGAACGAGGCCGAGGGGCCGAATCTGCGCCTCGGCGGCGACGGCGACAACGGTGCCGGGAAGGCCGCGCCACTGGGCATCGTCACCGCCGGCTCGTCGTTTCAATACGCGCGCGAAGCCGCGCCGGAGGCCGCGTTTTTCAAGATTGGCATGGTTTATCCGCCGCCGATGAACGCCGTGCTTGCGTTCGTCCGCTCGGCGGCGCGCGCGTTTGTGATCGAGGAGAACGACCCGGTGCTGGCCGACGCCATCCGCGCCGCCGGCGGCAAAATCGAGGGCGCGCCGGAGCTGTTCCGCTTCGGCGAGCTGAACGTCGCGCGGGTGCGCCGCCTCCTCGCCGGCGACGCCACGCCGGAGCCGCCGCCGCCGCGCGCCGTGCCGCCGCAGCTTTGCGCGGGCTGCCCGCACTCGCGCACGTTTGCCTCGCTCAAGAAACTCGGCTGCTTCGTCGCGGGCGACATCGGCTGCTACACGCTCGCGGCCACGCCGCCACTCTCCGCGCTGCACACGCAAATCTGCATGGGCGCGGGCATCGGCGTCGGCCTCGGCCTGCGGCACACGCTGCCGCGCGAGGAGGCGCGGCGCGTGGTGAGCGTGATCGGCGACAGCACATTTTTCCACAGCGGGCTGACCGGCCTGGCCGAGATGGCCTACAACACGCCGCCCACCGGCCACGTGCTCGTCATCCTCGACAACGCGACCACCGCGATGACCGGCCAGCAGCACCACCCCGGCACCGGCAGGCACCTCGATGGCAGCCCGGCCGGCAAGATTGACTACGAAAAAATCGCGCGCGCGATGAACATTCCGCGCGTGGAGACGTTCGACCCGTTGCGTGACGAGGAGGCATTCGAGGCCGCGGTGCGCGACGCGCTCGAAAAGGAACAACTCGCGGTCTTTGTCTCGCGGCGGCCCTGCGTGCTCGCCGCCGTGGCAGCCGCGAAGGCGGCGGGAGGCGAAAAAAAATGA
- the lipA gene encoding lipoyl synthase codes for MPDTDTTRKPSWLRAKLPTGTGYAAVRKLVDNQHLHTVCQSAQCPNLGECWTRGTATVMILGNICTRSCNFCAIATGRPTELDLGEPARVAESVARMGLRHCVITSVARDELLDGGASVWAATIRAIRYRNPRTAIEVLVPDFKGNMEHVDTVLDARPDIFNHNMETVERLQKPVRVQARYDRSRSVLRHAKARGFTTKTGIMLGLGEERHEIEQTLRDIADDRTDIVTIGQYLQPTPKHWPVKRWVPPEEFAHWKKSGLALGIGVIESGPLVRSSYHADEQSEKYTGADHLNTANRLASA; via the coding sequence ATGCCCGACACCGACACCACGCGCAAACCCTCCTGGCTCCGCGCCAAGCTTCCCACCGGCACCGGTTACGCCGCCGTGCGCAAACTCGTGGACAACCAGCACCTCCACACCGTCTGCCAGAGCGCGCAGTGCCCGAACCTCGGCGAATGCTGGACCCGCGGCACCGCCACCGTGATGATCCTCGGCAACATCTGCACCCGCTCGTGCAACTTCTGCGCCATCGCCACCGGACGCCCCACCGAACTCGATCTCGGCGAACCCGCGCGCGTCGCCGAATCCGTCGCCCGGATGGGCCTGCGCCATTGCGTCATCACCTCGGTCGCCCGCGACGAACTGCTCGACGGCGGCGCCTCCGTGTGGGCCGCCACCATCCGCGCCATCCGCTACCGCAACCCCCGCACCGCCATCGAAGTCCTCGTCCCCGACTTCAAGGGCAACATGGAGCACGTTGACACCGTCCTCGACGCGCGCCCCGACATTTTCAATCACAACATGGAGACCGTCGAACGCCTGCAAAAACCCGTGCGCGTGCAGGCCCGCTACGACCGCTCCCGCTCCGTCCTCCGCCACGCGAAAGCCCGCGGCTTCACCACCAAGACCGGCATCATGCTCGGCCTCGGCGAGGAGCGGCACGAGATCGAGCAGACCCTCCGCGACATCGCCGACGACCGCACCGACATCGTCACCATCGGCCAGTATCTCCAGCCCACGCCCAAGCACTGGCCCGTGAAACGCTGGGTGCCGCCGGAGGAGTTTGCGCACTGGAAAAAGTCCGGCCTCGCGCTCGGCATCGGCGTGATCGAAAGCGGCCCGCTGGTGCGCTCCAGCTACCACGCCGACGAGCAATCCGAGAAATACACCGGCGCCGACCACCTCAACACCGCCAACCGCCTGGCCAGCGCGTGA
- the lipB gene encoding lipoyl(octanoyl) transferase LipB — MPAQSPTPPPHLTVLPTPPPAPGFPAPEPVTLDWGRTRYDAAWRMQDELVTQRIENRITDTLVLTEHDPVFTIGMRGGAEGNLLWDEARLRAEGVEVIRTNRGGDITYHGPGQIVGYPVVSLAPRKDLHAYLRLLEQVLINTLGNLGLAAARRPGKTGIWLGPRKVAAIGVAVRRWVAYHGFALNVNVNLGHFGGIVPCGIAASDGTVTSMQSEFGRYVDPDEVKRVLHDEFWQLWPRWHDQAG; from the coding sequence ATGCCCGCGCAGTCGCCAACGCCGCCGCCGCACCTCACCGTCCTCCCGACGCCACCGCCCGCGCCCGGGTTCCCCGCGCCGGAGCCCGTCACGCTGGACTGGGGCCGCACGCGTTATGACGCCGCCTGGCGCATGCAGGACGAACTCGTCACGCAACGCATCGAGAACCGCATCACCGACACGCTCGTCCTCACCGAGCACGACCCCGTTTTCACCATCGGCATGCGCGGCGGCGCCGAAGGCAACCTCCTTTGGGACGAAGCCCGGCTCCGCGCCGAAGGCGTCGAAGTCATCCGCACCAACCGCGGCGGCGACATCACCTACCATGGCCCCGGGCAGATCGTCGGCTACCCCGTCGTCTCCCTCGCGCCGCGCAAGGACCTGCACGCCTACCTGCGCCTCCTCGAGCAAGTCCTGATCAACACCCTCGGCAACCTCGGCCTCGCCGCCGCGCGCCGCCCCGGCAAGACCGGCATCTGGCTCGGCCCGCGCAAGGTCGCCGCCATCGGCGTGGCCGTCCGCCGCTGGGTCGCCTACCACGGCTTCGCCCTCAACGTAAACGTCAACCTCGGCCACTTCGGCGGCATCGTCCCCTGCGGCATCGCCGCCAGCGACGGCACCGTGACCTCCATGCAATCCGAGTTCGGCCGCTACGTGGACCCCGACGAAGTGAAACGCGTCCTCCACGACGAATTCTGGCAACTCTGGCCGCGCTGGCACGACCAGGCCGGATAG